Proteins co-encoded in one Dreissena polymorpha isolate Duluth1 chromosome 12, UMN_Dpol_1.0, whole genome shotgun sequence genomic window:
- the LOC127853226 gene encoding ninjurin-1-like → MDTDKNKRQDKSDVADVVEKGRRMDEEEVDIGFKDLTVATAPNIYVGKRNFIHQLMDVALMMANVSQLKALLVAPRGDYFLLLLSFICLSIVLQVLFTICMLVIWSIEKNLEEKTTRAAYDAPTGNGPVPSTLILNKEDEGRKLLANRLDRFGNVLVLFIIVSNVFVTGFGVEGGRHEGAGDGSGGGSGSLFGTGHAANNTTFQ, encoded by the exons ATGGACACTg ATAAGAATAAGCGCCAGGATAAATCCGATGTTGCCGACGTTGTTGAGAAAGGTAGACGCATGGATGAAGAGGAGGTCGATATAGGCTTTAAG GACCTGACAGTTGCGACGGCGCCCAACATATACGTGGGCAAACGTAACTTCATTCACCAGCTTATGGACGTCGCTCTCATGATGGCGAATGTCTCACAGCTGAAAGCGCTTCTCGTCGCCCCTCGCGGCGACtacttcctcctcctcctctcaTTCATCTGCCTATCAATAGTTCTCCAGGTCCTGTTCACAATCTGCATGCTCGTCATCTGGTCTATTGAGAAAAACCTCGAGGAGAAGACGACACGTGCGGCATATGACGCTCCTACCGGTAATGGCCCCGTACCGTCGACATTGATTCTCAACAAAGAGGACGAGGGGAGAAAGCTGCTTGCGAACAGACTGGACAGATTTGGGAATGTACTTGTGCTGTTTATTATCGTCTCAAACGTGTTTGTGACGGGGTTTGGTGTGGAAGGGGGTCGACATGAAGGAGCTGGAGACGGAAGCGGGGGCGGAAGCGGGAGCTTGTTTGGGACTGGACACGCCGCGAACAACACTACGTTTCAATAA
- the LOC127852706 gene encoding runt-related transcription factor 1-like, with the protein MSKQYQFYRIEGKSFTLLIIVATHPPQIATYNKAIKVTVDGPREARSKTKLRTDDRRILRGPIDIPMERPMSDHSNRRLPAHLAELETLRQNTQGVEGSRRILHPSSDTNGYHNSADWRSPWESFDSLPPYTKESIFQANTGSPGAYTQSQSISNLGKHSHAHIDRSYPLLSDPHRKELRLPARLQSAFSDARFSESLPLNSAALSVPFNTSASNLAILQESRAISSLSYQMLSSDLFSSINHQSTFSSSFTIPSSPQLSAGLMTGYTHLHSAPVQNLQHTIYAPTGEVHTYEILGQKSVDMILQRPMEISAR; encoded by the exons ATGTCGAAGCAATATCAGTTCTACCGTATAGAAG GAAAGAGCTTCACACTTTTGATCATCGTGGCGACCCACCCGCCTCAGATCGCCACCTACAACAAGGCCATTAAGGTCACCGTAGACGGACCCAGAGAAGCCCGCAGCAAGACTA AACTGCGCACAGATGACCGCCGGATACTCCGCGGTCCAATCGACATTCCGATGGAGCGGCCCATGTCGGACCATTCCAACCGCCGCCTGCCTGCCCACCTTGCAGAACTAGAGACGCTCCGACAGAACACACAGGGGGTCGAAGGTTCCCGCCGAATTCTCCATCCGTCGTCTGACACAAACGGATACCACAATTCCG CAGACTGGCGTAGTCCTTGGGAAAGCTTCGACTCTTTGCCTCCATACACAAAAGAGAGCATCTTCCAGGCGAACACTGGAAGTCCTGGGGCGTACACGCAGTCACAAAGCATTTCAAATTTAGGTAAACATTCGCATG CGCACATTGACCGCTCATATCCACTTTTGTCCGATCCACATCGCAAGGAACTCAGATTGCCGGCGCGTCTTCAGTCTGCATTCTCAGATGCCCGTTTTTCTGAATCGCTCCCTCTGAACTCCGCGGCACTGTCAGTTCCGTTTAACACGTCTGCGTCAAATCTGGCCATTCTCCAAGAGAGTCGCGCCATATCGTCGCT TTCATACCAGATGTTGTCGTCTGATCTGTTCAGCAGCATTAACCACCAGTCAACTTTCTCCTCCTCGTTCACTATACCATCGTCACCGCAACTTTCTGCCGGCCTAATGACCGGATATACGCACCTTCATTCCGCACCGGTACAGAATTTGCAACACACTATTTATGCTCCGACGGGAGAGGTGCATACATATGAAATCCTTGGCCAGAAATCGGTCGACATGATTCTTCAAAGGCCAATGGAAATTTCCGCACGTTAA